The window CGTGAAGGCACTGGTGGAGATTGGGGAAGAGGAAGGGACGTTTCTCACTCAGGAAAAGGAATTACTGCATAACGCTATTGAATTTGACGATATTATCGTCAAGGATATCCTCACCCCTAGAACAGAGGTTGTTGCCGTGTCTATGGACGCGCCGATTGAGGAGGTCAAAGAGCTTTTTATCCACGAAAAATTTTCACGTTTACCTGTCTATGTGGACTCTATTGATAATGTGGTCGGGATTATTTCGTATCGAGACTTTTTCCACAAATATGTGCAAAGAAAGTCCTTTAAGCTGACAGAGATCATTCGCAAGCCTGTGTTCGTTATCTCAACAGCAAAGATTTCTAACCTATTGAAGGAGCTCCAGCTATCGAAGGTTCATCTAGCGATTGCTTTAGATGAGTACGGTGGAACGGCTGGAATTGTTTCTATGGAAGATATTGTTGAGGAAATTGTAGGTGAAATTTGGGATGAGCATGATGAGGGAGAGCTTCTGATTGAGCAGCTATCGGAGAATAAGGTACGTCTAGACGGGAGAATGTCCTTGGAGGATTTTGCTGAGTTCGTGAGCTTTGAGCTACCGGAGACGGCTACACATACGTTGAGTGGCTGGATTACGAATACCTTAGGCTACCTGCCTGTCAAAGGTGAAAGGCTAGATCACGAGCATCTCAGCTTTTATATAGAAGAAATCGGAAAGCGTCGTATTGAGAAAGTGATTGTTGAAATCAAAGAGCAGGCTGTTCAATCAGCTTGAAAGAGTAAGCGAAATTCTCACCATATATAAAATGAGCCAGCCCTAGGGCTGGCTTTTTTTTGTATGATGCGTGCCCAGCAAGCCGTTAATTGCTAGTCGGTGCAAGTCCGATCTAAGTAAGAACCAAGTCGCTTAGTAGCTGACAGGCAACTGGTGGAGTAATCCTAAGGTTGAAGCCCTGTGACAAAGTAATCCCGTTAGGGATGCGAGCAACCTAGCAGGTTGTAACATAAAGTGAATCCTGCCGCCTCGTCAAAAGAAACCTCGTTAGAGGACAAAGGGAAGCTGAGTCTAGATCATTTAGGCGAAAGCCATGGAAGGTGTGAAGATCTTGGAAAGGCAGCACCGAAGAATCCCT is drawn from Bacillus horti and contains these coding sequences:
- a CDS encoding hemolysin family protein, producing MDSIPYDSMILLGALLVFSGFFSASETAITGVNKARLKSQADENNVKAIRSLAMANTFEQSISTILIGRNIVNIAMAAIATKLAMDLFGSTSTTLFFTILLITGIVLVFAEIIPKSLIKRNAEKYLLAISASLTAVIKLFYPITWLFVKFKLGINKLFGNTQKQPTVTDEDVKALVEIGEEEGTFLTQEKELLHNAIEFDDIIVKDILTPRTEVVAVSMDAPIEEVKELFIHEKFSRLPVYVDSIDNVVGIISYRDFFHKYVQRKSFKLTEIIRKPVFVISTAKISNLLKELQLSKVHLAIALDEYGGTAGIVSMEDIVEEIVGEIWDEHDEGELLIEQLSENKVRLDGRMSLEDFAEFVSFELPETATHTLSGWITNTLGYLPVKGERLDHEHLSFYIEEIGKRRIEKVIVEIKEQAVQSA